The proteins below are encoded in one region of Pomacea canaliculata isolate SZHN2017 linkage group LG7, ASM307304v1, whole genome shotgun sequence:
- the LOC112568871 gene encoding uncharacterized protein LOC112568871, whose amino-acid sequence MRTRYLRVELCPKLTIDSWGSPVVRPALYQSWYNSTHLLNSTLGRNTMASMSTESIWNSTSFQDGNRTQEEIDDYLEKLNYETFIKLVPMVVLLVVLIVVGVSGNLLVFLVYLKQFKPSSTRVFVLEMAVCDFFTNVLVLPWLIQDMRYSYTSRDFFCKMKAFLMIFPIAMSFLILVCVALDRRRRICQFRKRQLSARHATYLLTVPLTLACSIAIPFTILYGSRPLETDVPGITGSTCDNLDTSVGIRVKRAFGFVLMSYFTVGFVLLAASYIQISHRVYQQKKKLARQTNLNSNSHAMKTQLNKTSESISESAGPSDTNTPGSDVTSKSVTVSEESTSSPDQEESLLVKKTRNGGEDIRRVEASNFGQDPEITVSPLVTSPPVPEASDLSKGGDTRSFLGDCPRDTTATPLHPETSKKTENGCRCRKGETANPGSNHQDGKPRQQKRAFVSRTTVMMFVLTVTSLVCYSPYMAVKIAKLEYVNVGLSAWTLNLNFLARFFPIINSVINPFIYSFCNSKFRLQCRQFFTKVRNFFCTQV is encoded by the exons ATGCGCACAAGATATTTGCGTGTCGAGTTGTGTCCAAAGCTAACAATAGACTCGTGGGGAAGCCCAGTGGTAAGACCAGCGCTGTACCAGTCTTGGTACAACTCAACTCATTTGTTAAACTCAACTCTTGGAAGAAACA CGATGGCGTCCATGAGTACTGAGAGTATCTGGAACTCAACCTCCTTTCAAGACGGCAACAGGACACAAGAGGAAATTGATGACTACCTGGAAAAGTTGAACTATGAAACTTTTATCAAACTAGTTCCAATGGTTGTCCTTTTAGTCGTGCTGATTGTCGTTGGCGTCAGCGGCAACCTCCTCGTCTTCCTCGTCTACCTCAAGCAGTTCAAGCCCAGCTCCACGCGGGTGTTTGTGCTGGAAATGGCCGTCTGCGACTTCTTCACTAATGTCTTGGTCCTGCCCTGGCTGATTCAGGACATGCGGTACAGCTACACCAGCAGAGACTTCTTTTGCAAGATGAAGGCGTTCTTGATGATCTTCCCCATCGCCATGTCTTTTCTCATCCTCGTCTGCGTTGCCCTCGATCGTCGTCGCCGCATCTGTCAGTTTCGTAAACGACAGCTGAGCGCCCGTCACGCGACTTACCTGCTCACCGTTCCTCTCACCCTGGCCTGCTCAATCGCCATACCTTTCACCATTCTTTACGGATCCAGACCGCTGGAGACTGATGTACCCGGAATAACCGGCAGCACGTGCGATAATCTCGACACGTCAGTGGGGATCCGAGTGAAACGGGCCTTCGGCTTCGTGTTGATGAGCTACTTCACTGTCGGCTTTGTGCTGCTGGCTGCCTCCTACATTCAAATCTCGCATCGAGTTTACCAGCAGAAAAAGAAGCTCGCCAGACAGACAAACCTTAACTCCAATTCCCACGCAATGAAAACGCAGCTGAACAAAACCAGTGAGTCTATCTCGGAATCGGCTGGACCGTCTGATACGAATACACCtggaagtgacgtcaccagcAAAAGCGTAACGGTTTCGGAAGAATCAACATCTTCGCCAGACCAGGAAGAAAGTTTGCTTGTCAAGAAAACGAGAAATGGCGGTGAAGATATACGAAGAGTGGAAGCCTCGAATTTCGGACAGGATCCTGAAATCACAGTCTCTCCCCTCGTCACCAGTCCTCCTGTTCCTGAAGCTAGCGACCTTTCCAAAGGAGGTGACACGCGAAGCTTTCTTGGGGATTGTCCACGTGACACAACAGCTACCCCGCTCCATCCggaaacatcaaagaagacAGAGAACGGATGTCGATGTCGTAAAGGAGAAACAGCAAATCCTGGTTCCAACCATCAAGATGGAAAACCAAGGCAGCAAAAGAGAGCGTTTGTATCCAGGACAACTGTGATGATGTTTGTCTTgacagttacctcccttgtctgCTATTCTCCATATATGGCTGTAAA GATTGCCAAACTGGAATATGTCAATGTTGGTCTCAGCGCCTGGACCTTGAACTTGAACTTCCTTGCCCGCTTCTTCCCCATCATCAACAGTGTCATCAATCCTTTCATCTACAGCTTTTGCAACTCCAAGTTTCGTCTGCAGTGTCGTCAATTTTTCACCAAAGTGCGCAACTTCTTCTGTACACAGGTGTGA
- the LOC112568872 gene encoding uncharacterized protein LOC112568872, whose amino-acid sequence MVVLLAVLIAAGVSGNLLVFLVYLKQFKASSTRVFVLEMSVCDFLTNVSTLPLLIVDMRYRYTRDGHYCRTMWFLGTFPVLMSYLTLVCVALDRRRRICQVHKRQLSARQAAYLLIVPFTLTFALVFPFTFFYDAVPLLDNHLRKTCWFTHTVWENASWVVGLLLMGYFIVGFVLLTASYSHISYQSYQQKKWLLTGNANIVDSVKNMSESTFVCYLEPEEYTKLSVREESAGIGTEPPKRKSKKETRFISHDAKNKPTSCERKSSLEDNINTHERQYFPMEAEGPGCSYPADIIDIDCKAKEIQKLSFSRAISPSKLTQPQVYSP is encoded by the coding sequence ATGGTTGTTCTTCTAGCTGTGCTTATTGCTGCTGGGGTCAGTGGCAACCTTCTTGTCTTCCTCGTGTATCTCAAACAGTTCAAGGCCAGCTCCACCCGAGTGTTCGTCCTGGAGATGTCCGTCTGCGATTTTCTGACCAACGTCTCCACGTTGCCCTTGTTGATTGTGGACATGAGATACCGCTACACAAGAGATGGCCATTACTGTCGAACTATGTGGTTTCTGGGGACTTTTCCAGTTCTCATGTCTTACCTGACTCTCGTCTGCGTCGCTCTCGATCGTCGTCGTCGAATCTGCCAGGTTCACAAACGACAACTCAGCGCGCGACAAGCGGCTTACCTGTTGATTGTGCCGTTCactctgacctttgccctcgtGTTTCCCTTCACATTTTTCTACGATGCAGTGCCTCTGCTTGACAACCATCTCAGAAAAACCTGTTGGTTTACACATACGGTTTGGGAAAACGCGAGTTGGGTTGTTGGCCTTCTACTCATGGGCTACTTCATTGTGGGATTCGTGCTGCTGACAGCCTCGTATTCACACATCTCGTATCAAAGTTACCAGCAGAAAAAGTGGCTTCTCACTGGAAATGCAAACATTGTTGATTCAGtgaaaaatatgtcagaaaGTACTTTCGTCTGTTATCTTGAACCCGAAGAGTACACAAAATTGTCTGTGCGGGAAGAAAGTGCTGGAATCGGAACAGAACCAccaaaaaggaaaagtaaaaaagaaactcGCTTCATTTCACACGATGCAAAGAACAAACCCACGTCCTGTGAACGCAAGTCTAGTCTAGAAgataatattaacacacacgAAAGGCAATACTTCCCGATGGAAGCTGAGGGTCCCGGATGTTCATATCCAGCAGACATCATAGACATTGACTGCAAGGCAAAAGAGATTCAAAAGTTATCTTTTTCACGTGCGATTTCTCCCTCGAAGTTAACACAGCCCCAAGTCTACAGTCCTTAA